Below is a window of Escherichia coli DSM 30083 = JCM 1649 = ATCC 11775 DNA.
GTGAACATATCGTTCATGATGTCGGCGACCATTCGTGGGTATTGGCTAAACAGGCGCGGGTTTTCCATCAGCGCCGGGATCTTGCGGAAATGCTGCATATCGCGCATAACACAACTTTGTTCCAGCTCACGTTTGTATTGCGCCAGACTGCTGGCGGAGAAATCCGCGCGTTCTTTGGCGGCGATCACCGTTGTGGCGGCAGCCTGAGCTGATGCAATGGCTAAATCCATGCCGCGAACTGTAAAACCCAAATTCAGGCAGAAGCCTGCGGCGTCACCAACGATCATCACGCCATCGTTAACCAGCTGCGGCACCATTGCCAGACCGCCCTCCGGCACCATATGCGCGGAATATTCAAGCAGTTTGCCGCCGCTAATCAGCGGGCGAATGGCGGGGTGTTGTTTAAAATCTTCCAGCATTTGCGGCACGCTTTTTTGCGCATGGGCGATATCACTCAATCCACAAACCAGCCCCAACGATACGGAATCCTTGTTGGTATAGAGGAATCCGCCGCCCATCAGGCCGTCAGAAGGGGAACCGGCAAACAGCCAGGCGGCACCTTCCTCGCCCGTAACATTAAAGCGATCGTTGATCTGTTCTGGTGTCAGGCCTATAACCTCTTTAACACCAACAGCGTAATGATGCGGATCGGAAGCGGAAACCATTCCCAGCGAGCGGCCAAGCATCGAGTTAACGCCATCAGCCAGAATCACCACATTCGCTTCGAGAATATCATCCCCGGCCTGGACGCCAGTGACCTTGTTTCCTTCACGAACCAGCGCATCGACGCGTACGCCCGGGATAAACTGCGCGCCCGCCTGCTCGGCTTGTTCCATCAACCACGGGTCCAGACGATTACGCAATACGGTATAAGACGCGTGTTGCGGAACATCTGGTTGCTCGCGGTGAAAATCGAGGGTAACGGCGCTTTCTTCGGTTAAGAAGGAGATTTTCTCGCGTGTGACCTTGCGTTCTATCGGCGCTGATGCTGCAAAGCCTGGAATAATTGCTTCGAGTGTGTGGGCATAAAGACGCCCGCCGGTCATGTTTTTACATCCGGCACTGTCGCCGCGTTCTATCACCAGGACATCCAGCCCGGCTCGCGCCATGACCAGTGCGGCAACGCTACCGGCAACGCCCGCACCGACCACAATGGCATCAAATTTGTCATCCGACATGCGTTATGCTCCCTTCCCGCTGCGTTTACAGCGGGAGATGTGGTTGAAAGGGAATTAGCGATTCAACTGGCTAATCAGGGCAGGGACGACTTTGTAGATATCGCCCACCAGACCGTAGTCGGCATAGTTGAAGATTGGCGCATTTTTATCTTTATTAATGGCGACAATCACTTTTGCGCCGTTGCCGCCAACCATATGCTGGATCTGCCCGGAGATCCCCAGCGTCAGGTAGAGATCGGATTTCAGCAACACGCCGGAGACACCGATATAACGTTCACGCTCCATCCAGTTCTCGCCTTCGGCAATTGGACGTGAACAGCCGACTTCAGCATTCAGCACTGCCGCCAGTTCGTGGACCATTTTCAGGTCATCCTGCGCCGCCAGACCACGACCGACGCCAACCACACGTTTTGCTTTGCTCAGGTCCACGCTGCTTGCCGCTTTCGCACGGCGTTCGCGACAGAGAATTTCATGACGCGGGGCAACATAAGGTACCGTTTCTGTCGGGCACTGATGAGAGATATCACGGGTGCACGGCTCCTGAACACCGGGTGCAAGGGTAATGATCGCCAGCGGGCTGTTGATCTTTTCCTGAGCGAACGCTAACCCGCCATACATCCGGTGTTCGGCGCAAATGTGACCATCGACAATATCCACCGCCGTGGCATCGTTCACCAGCGCCGCATTCAGTTGCACACTTAACCGTGCGGCCAGAGCTTTACCACGTTTCGTCGCGGCCAACAGCAACATAGCGGGGTGTTTATCTTTCAGCAGGGCAGCAATGCTTTCGGCGTAATTTTCAGTACGTTGCAGCGCGTCGTTTTGCTCAAGAACATAAATGCATTTTGGCCCATAAGGCATAACCGCCTGCGCCTGCTCGGTATTTTGTACAATGGCATACACCTGTTGGCCCCATTGCTGAGCGCCGCCAAACAGTTCAGCATAATGTTCAGGATTATCGCTAAAGACCCAGACGCTGTTTAATTGACTCATCGTTTCTTCTCCGTAGGCTTCAGTTCAGGGCTTTTTTCAGATGTTCCGCCAGCTCGGCAATGGCCTCCGGCGAATCGTTATCGAGAATGATGTGCTTACGTTCTGTTTGCGGCGGTACGCGAATACCGGTCAGTTCAGCAAGTGGTGCGCTCTGGCTCCAGCCAATATCACTTGCCTGCCACTGATTTACCGGTTTTTTACCCGCGCCGAGGATGGCTTTCATCGAAGGAATACGTGGTACGTTAATATCGGAGGTGACGCAGAGCACGGCTGGAACAGAGAGTTCAATAACTTCAACATCATCTTCAAGCGTGCGTTCAATCACCAGTGTATTGCCCTGACGCTGAATAGCACTCACTGCATTAATCACCGGAAGTTGCAGAAGTTCTCCGACCAGCAAGCCAACCTGCTGGGCATAAAGGTCGCCGGAACCTTCACCAAAGATCAGTAAATCGAAGCCGATCTTTTCAACTGCTGTCGCCAGCGCCTTTGCGGTATCGAGAGGCAGTGCATGCTCAAGTTGTGCATCCTGCACCATATACAGGCTGTGCGGCCCGCGGGATAGCACGTCTTTGCGCACTTTCGAGTTCTGCAACAAAGAGCCGCCGACGGTCAGCGCGGCTATCTCATCGTCATCTGTTGCAAGCTGGCTTGCAACTTCAATGGCATTGAGATCGAACTGGCTGATTTTGGCGTCGGCATTGTCGAAATTCAGGGTGTATTCTGGAGTGACAACAATGTCCTGTTCTTCAGGCACCAGCTTAAAGCAGGTTATTATTTTCATGATTTCTCCTGTGAGTCGCATACGGAACCATCTCCGATGGAAGGTAAAAATGGCCTGAAAATAGTGTGCGATAGCGGTGCGGGGTTTTCGACGGAGCAAGCTGTTTTCCTTGCTAACAATCTTGCAAAAAAAATGCGATCGCTAAAACAAAAGTGCAATTTGCGGCAATATAGTTATTCCATGACCGTGCAATCTTGCATTCAGTGTAAATAATCTTGTTTAGCTCTCGCTAAACGCGGTTGTATAACCGCAATACACGCCGTATTTTATCCGGCATATATTGTTTTTGTTTGCTCATGGAATAGGGAGGTTGTCATGTATCAACGCTGTTTTGATAATGCCAGTGAAACGCTGTTTGTCGCCGGTAAAACGCCACGGCTTTCACGTTTCGCATTTAGCGATGATCCAAAATGGGAGTCTGGACATCACGTTCATGACAATGAAACCGAGCTGATTTACGTCAAGAAAGGGGTAGCAAGGTTTACCATCGATTCTTCGTTATATGTCGCGCATGCCGATGACATTGTGGTGATAGAACGTGGCAGGCTGCATGCGGTGGCCTCTGACGTTAACGATCCGGCAACGACGTGTACCTGTGCGCTGTACGGCTTTCAGTTTCAGGGGGTTGAGGAAAATCAGCTACTGCAACCGCATTCTTGCCCGGTAATTGCCGCAGGGCAGGGAAAAGAAGTCATTAAAACCTTATTTAATGAGCTAAGTGTGATTTTGCCGCAAAGTAAAAATAGCCAAACATCTTCGTTATGGGACGCATTTGCCTATACGTTAGCAATTCTTTACTACGAAAACTTTAAAAATGCTTATCGTTCGGAGCAGGGATATATTAAAAAAGATGTTCTGATAAAAGATATTCTTTTCTATCTGAATAATAACTATCGCGAAAAAATCACTTTAGAGCAGTTATCGAAAAAATTTCGTGCCAGCGTCAGTTATATCTGCCATGAATTTACCAAAGAGTATCGTATTTCCCCTATTAACTATGTTATTCAACGGCGTATGACGGAAGCGAAATGGTCACTCACTAATACTGAATTATCACAGGCAGAGATTTCCTGGCGTGTGGGTTATGAAAATGTCGATCACTTTGCCAAACTGTTTTTGCGCCATGTCGGCTGTTCGCCCAGCGATTACCGCAGGCAATTTAAAAACTGTTTTGCGGAACAAGAAATCCTATCTGAATTTCCTCAACCGGTAAGTCTTGCCGGATAAATCTGGCGGCGCAGTTTGTTAAGAGGCTGCGCCGCCTGCAGATTATTTGTTCTGATAATCTTTCAGGATCTGCCGACCTGCTACGTAAATCATAATTTCGTCTGTACCGCCGCCGATACGTTCACAACGGACATCACGCCAGAAGCGGGAGACGCGCGCCTCATCGGTATAGCCCAGACCGCCCATGATTTGAATCGCATCATCAATGACTTCCATTGCGGTACGTGCGCAGTACAGTTTTGCCAGCGCCGCGCTGGTGCGCAGTGACTGATGCTGATCGGCTTGCCATGCCACTTTCAACACCATGTTGCGCATGTTGTCGATCTTAATCGCCATCAGCGCCAGTTTTTCCTGGATCATCTGGTTATGACCAATGGGCTTACCAAAAGCGATACGCTGGTTGGCATAGCGGGCGGCATCTTCGAATGCGCATTCGGCAAAGCCGGTGCTGCGCGCGGCGTTGATCAGGCGCTCCATCTCAAAGTTGTACATCACATTGAGGAAACCCATTCCTTCTTCGCCCACCATGTCGCTCTCTTCAACTTCCACGTTGTCGAGATAGACTTCGCAGGTGCTGAGCATATGCCAGCCGATTTTATGCAGTGGATTGATTTTAATGCCGGGCTTACTGGAGTCGACCCACCACAGCGTAAAGGCCTTTTTCGGATCTTTCGGTTGCGGATCGCGCGCCAACACCAGCATATATGGGTACTCTTTCGCACCGGTAATAAAGGTTTTCTGTCCGTTGATGTAAACCTTGCCGTTTTTACGCGTGTAAGTGGTAGTGGCACTGTTGTTGTCTGAGCCTGCGCCTGGCTCCGTCAATGCCAGGGCATAGGCGGGATCACCCGTTTCCAGGGTGCTCTCTGCCGTTTTACGTAGCTGCTCTGCAGAACCGAAACGGCGCATACTGTGAATACATTGACCGTTGGTAATCAAAAATGCCGGAGCACCGCATTTTGACACTTCCATCAGCGCCAGCATTTGGGTGACGTAATCCGCAGGGATACCACCAAATTCTTCCGGCACGCCAAGCATGGAAATACCGTTATCCGCCAGTGCCCGCATAAACTCACGCGGGTATGTCCCGTTTTGATCGCAGGTGCGGAAATACTCTTCCGGAAAGTTAGTCGTAATCAGTTCACGAATACTGGCCAGCAGCAGTTCTTGTTCTTCAGTTAAAGAGAAATCCATCATTATACTCCTGTTAATGAGCCGCTTCAGGCAGGACAAAACCCATCGCCGCATCGATAAATAATCTTTCGTCCATCAGTTTCAGTTCTGGTGAAATCACTGGGGTGAAATCCATTTTGTCGAGAATATCTTTTTGTAAATCGACGCCAGGAGCGATTTCGATTAAATGCAGGCCGTCTTCTTTTAGCGTGAATACGGCGCGCTCAGTGATATAACGAACATCCAGCCCTCGCTTGAGAGCGATTTTTCCACTGAAAGTAATTTCCGGTAGTT
It encodes the following:
- the ydiP gene encoding AraC family transcriptional regulator; this translates as MYQRCFDNASETLFVAGKTPRLSRFAFSDDPKWESGHHVHDNETELIYVKKGVARFTIDSSLYVAHADDIVVIERGRLHAVASDVNDPATTCTCALYGFQFQGVEENQLLQPHSCPVIAAGQGKEVIKTLFNELSVILPQSKNSQTSSLWDAFAYTLAILYYENFKNAYRSEQGYIKKDVLIKDILFYLNNNYREKITLEQLSKKFRASVSYICHEFTKEYRISPINYVIQRRMTEAKWSLTNTELSQAEISWRVGYENVDHFAKLFLRHVGCSPSDYRRQFKNCFAEQEILSEFPQPVSLAG
- the ydiR gene encoding electron transfer flavoprotein subunit alpha translates to MSQLNSVWVFSDNPEHYAELFGGAQQWGQQVYAIVQNTEQAQAVMPYGPKCIYVLEQNDALQRTENYAESIAALLKDKHPAMLLLAATKRGKALAARLSVQLNAALVNDATAVDIVDGHICAEHRMYGGLAFAQEKINSPLAIITLAPGVQEPCTRDISHQCPTETVPYVAPRHEILCRERRAKAASSVDLSKAKRVVGVGRGLAAQDDLKMVHELAAVLNAEVGCSRPIAEGENWMERERYIGVSGVLLKSDLYLTLGISGQIQHMVGGNGAKVIVAINKDKNAPIFNYADYGLVGDIYKVVPALISQLNR
- the ydiS gene encoding FAD-dependent oxidoreductase, yielding MSDDKFDAIVVGAGVAGSVAALVMARAGLDVLVIERGDSAGCKNMTGGRLYAHTLEAIIPGFAASAPIERKVTREKISFLTEESAVTLDFHREQPDVPQHASYTVLRNRLDPWLMEQAEQAGAQFIPGVRVDALVREGNKVTGVQAGDDILEANVVILADGVNSMLGRSLGMVSASDPHHYAVGVKEVIGLTPEQINDRFNVTGEEGAAWLFAGSPSDGLMGGGFLYTNKDSVSLGLVCGLSDIAHAQKSVPQMLEDFKQHPAIRPLISGGKLLEYSAHMVPEGGLAMVPQLVNDGVMIVGDAAGFCLNLGFTVRGMDLAIASAQAAATTVIAAKERADFSASSLAQYKRELEQSCVMRDMQHFRKIPALMENPRLFSQYPRMVADIMNDMFTIDGKPNQPVRKMIMGHAKKIGLINLLKDGIKGATAL
- the ydiO gene encoding acyl-CoA dehydrogenase, translated to MDFSLTEEQELLLASIRELITTNFPEEYFRTCDQNGTYPREFMRALADNGISMLGVPEEFGGIPADYVTQMLALMEVSKCGAPAFLITNGQCIHSMRRFGSAEQLRKTAESTLETGDPAYALALTEPGAGSDNNSATTTYTRKNGKVYINGQKTFITGAKEYPYMLVLARDPQPKDPKKAFTLWWVDSSKPGIKINPLHKIGWHMLSTCEVYLDNVEVEESDMVGEEGMGFLNVMYNFEMERLINAARSTGFAECAFEDAARYANQRIAFGKPIGHNQMIQEKLALMAIKIDNMRNMVLKVAWQADQHQSLRTSAALAKLYCARTAMEVIDDAIQIMGGLGYTDEARVSRFWRDVRCERIGGGTDEIMIYVAGRQILKDYQNK
- the ydiQ gene encoding electron transfer flavoprotein — protein: MKIITCFKLVPEEQDIVVTPEYTLNFDNADAKISQFDLNAIEVASQLATDDDEIAALTVGGSLLQNSKVRKDVLSRGPHSLYMVQDAQLEHALPLDTAKALATAVEKIGFDLLIFGEGSGDLYAQQVGLLVGELLQLPVINAVSAIQRQGNTLVIERTLEDDVEVIELSVPAVLCVTSDINVPRIPSMKAILGAGKKPVNQWQASDIGWSQSAPLAELTGIRVPPQTERKHIILDNDSPEAIAELAEHLKKALN